In a genomic window of Sus scrofa isolate TJ Tabasco breed Duroc chromosome 4, Sscrofa11.1, whole genome shotgun sequence:
- the LOC100517340 gene encoding olfactory receptor 10J5 yields MQRKNFTEMAEFIFLGFSIFGKHQITLFVVFLTMYILVLAGNITIVTVICIDHRLHTPMYFFLSMLASSETVYTLVIVPRMLSGLIFHNQPISLAGCATQMFFFVVLATNNCFLLTVMGYDRYVAICKPLRYTVIMNKGMCAGLVCGSFGTGLVMAVLHVTAMFRLPFCGSMVDHFFCDIYPVMKLSCIDTTVNEIINYGVSSFVIFVPVGLIFISYIFVISSILKIPSAKGRKKTFATCASHLTVVIVHYGCASIAYLKPKSENAIEKDLLLSVTYTIVTPLLNPVVYSLRNKEVKDALRRAVSRNIS; encoded by the coding sequence ATGCAGAGAAAGAACTTCACAGAAATGGCAGAATTCATCTTCCTGGGATTCTCTATCTTTGGAAAGCATCAGATAACTCTTTTTGTGGTTTTCCTCACCATGTACATTTTAGTTCTGGCAGGGAACATCACCATTGTAACTGTCATCTGCATCGACCATCGTctccacactcccatgtactttttcctgaGCATGCTAGCTAGTTCAGAGACCGTGTACACCCTGGTCATTGTCCCACGAATGCTTTCCGGTCTCATTTTTCATAACCAGCCTATCTCCTTGGCAGGCTGTGCAACCCAGATGTTCTTTTTTGTCGTCTTGGCCACTAATAATTGCTTCTTGCTCACAGTGATGggctatgaccgctatgtggccatctgcaagcccttGAGGTACACAGTCATCATGAACAAAGGAATGTGTGCTGGGTTGGTATGTGGGTCCTTTGGCACCGGTCTGGTTATGGCAGTTCTCCATGTAACAGCCATGTTCCGTTTGCCTTTCTGTGGCTCCATGGtggaccacttcttctgtgacatttACCCAGTCATGAAACTTTCTTGCATTGATACCACTGTCAATGAGATAATCAATTATGGTGTAAGTTCATTTGTCATTTTTGTGCCTGTGGGGCTGATCTTCATCTCCTATATCTTTGTTATCTCCTCCATTCTTAAGATACCCTCAGCTAAGGGCCGGAAGAAGACCTTTGCCACCTGCGCCTCCCACCTCACTGTGGTCATTGTCCACTATGGCTGTGCCTCCATTGCCTACCTCAAGCCCAAGTCAGAAAATGCAATAGAAAAAGATCTTCTTCtctcagtgacctacaccattgTCACTCCCCTGCTGAACCCTGTTGTTTACAGTCTGAGAAACAAGGAGGTCAAGGATGCCCTACGTAGAGCTGTGAGCAGAAACATTTCTTAA